In the Colwellia sp. 20A7 genome, one interval contains:
- a CDS encoding RluA family pseudouridine synthase: MTLIFEHHVTFDTTLNDASNTALSVLCASLKETEYLLSTSQIKQAINKGALWLTRGKHTQRLRRVKKTLLPTDELHFYYNEAVLSSEVAEATLISDEGEYSVWYKPFGMLSQGSKWSDHCTIARFAQQHLVPERPVFIVHRLDKAATGLILVAHSKKAARALTNMFENRSTEDNLLSKNYQIIVHGDHNANAQPQVISSEVDEKAARSTFTCLAYDKAQDHSLISVKIDTGRKHQIRIHAASIGFPVVGDRLHGIADNNSAQNLQLCAVSLSFICPLSIEKGQTIKKVFEVPEALKLSFV; encoded by the coding sequence ATGACTCTTATCTTCGAACACCATGTAACATTTGACACAACACTTAATGATGCGAGTAACACTGCTTTATCTGTACTTTGCGCCAGCTTAAAAGAAACAGAATATTTACTTAGCACGAGCCAAATTAAGCAAGCGATCAATAAAGGTGCTTTGTGGTTAACTCGTGGTAAACATACGCAACGATTAAGACGAGTGAAAAAAACGTTATTACCCACTGATGAGTTGCATTTTTATTATAATGAAGCCGTACTTTCCAGTGAGGTAGCTGAGGCAACGCTAATTAGTGATGAGGGTGAATATAGCGTTTGGTACAAACCTTTTGGCATGTTGTCGCAAGGCTCGAAATGGAGTGACCATTGTACTATTGCTCGGTTTGCTCAACAGCATTTAGTACCTGAACGACCTGTTTTCATTGTTCATCGTTTAGATAAAGCCGCAACCGGATTAATACTGGTAGCACACAGCAAAAAAGCTGCAAGAGCGTTAACGAATATGTTTGAAAACCGTTCTACTGAAGATAACTTATTATCAAAAAATTACCAAATTATTGTGCACGGTGATCATAATGCTAACGCTCAACCACAAGTTATATCTAGCGAGGTAGATGAGAAAGCAGCACGTAGCACTTTTACTTGTTTAGCTTATGACAAAGCTCAAGATCACTCGCTTATTAGTGTAAAGATTGATACAGGTAGAAAGCATCAAATACGCATTCATGCCGCCAGTATCGGCTTTCCTGTGGTTGGTGATAGATTACATGGTATTGCTGATAACAATTCAGCTCAAAACTTGCAACTATGTGCGGTAAGCTTATCTTTTATTTGTCCACTATCTATTGAAAAAGGACAAACGATTAAAAAGGTATTTGAGGTACCTGAGGCGCTTAAACTGAGTTTTGTTTAA
- the rimI gene encoding ribosomal protein S18-alanine N-acetyltransferase: MTNLLKLTPITTDDITQLMPIENACHSHPWTEKTFSSCIGGRYFGQKLSETPAETTSKIIGFYVGEFVVDEATLMDICVDPTEQGKGFGKKLLHHFIDQAKAKGAVKIWLEVRAKNISAQMLYMNAGFIEISRRTGYYPSSKGFGYEDAIVMSLKL, translated from the coding sequence ATGACCAATTTATTAAAACTTACACCAATAACAACGGATGATATAACGCAATTGATGCCGATAGAGAATGCTTGCCACTCTCACCCGTGGACTGAGAAAACTTTTTCAAGCTGTATTGGCGGACGATACTTTGGCCAGAAGCTTAGCGAAACACCTGCTGAAACAACAAGTAAAATAATTGGCTTTTATGTTGGTGAGTTCGTGGTTGATGAAGCCACGTTAATGGATATATGTGTTGACCCAACGGAGCAAGGTAAAGGTTTTGGCAAAAAACTATTGCATCACTTTATTGATCAAGCAAAAGCAAAAGGTGCGGTTAAAATTTGGTTAGAAGTACGAGCAAAAAATATTAGTGCACAAATGTTATATATGAACGCAGGCTTTATCGAGATAAGCCGTCGTACTGGTTATTATCCAAGTAGCAAAGGCTTTGGTTATGAAGACGCTATTGTTATGTCACTTAAGCTCTAA
- a CDS encoding ribonuclease E inhibitor RraB: MSRDLSLFPQDNIGDFLWELEQSGGVLETPREVEFSVLFPSQALALQFGQLLLENNQKLSFTPFEDDEAYPWEITAYPEMPLSYENISAYQELLESSCAPLNGKFDGFYCV, from the coding sequence ATGAGTCGTGATTTAAGCCTTTTTCCACAAGACAATATCGGTGATTTTCTGTGGGAACTTGAACAAAGTGGTGGTGTTTTAGAAACTCCTAGAGAAGTTGAGTTTTCAGTATTATTCCCATCACAAGCATTAGCGTTACAATTTGGTCAATTATTACTTGAGAATAATCAAAAATTATCTTTTACGCCTTTTGAAGATGATGAAGCCTACCCCTGGGAAATAACTGCTTACCCAGAAATGCCGTTAAGTTATGAGAATATTAGTGCTTATCAAGAATTATTAGAATCGAGTTGTGCGCCATTAAATGGAAAGTTTGATGGTTTTTACTGTGTGTAG
- a CDS encoding DUF2238 domain-containing protein encodes MNKYLWAFIYLATLLWSAIAPKDYLTWFLEVLPAVIGAVMLLFTYRSFRLTSLLYSLILLHCIILMIGGHYTYAEVPLFDTIKDIFNLDRNNYDKVGHFAQGFVPAILAREILIRKNVVNGKAWLNTFVISICLAFSAFYELIEWWVALLSGEDAEAFLGTQGYIWDTQSDMAIALVGAICAIVFLAKYHDKQLNSAIS; translated from the coding sequence ATGAATAAATATTTATGGGCTTTTATCTATCTAGCAACACTGCTGTGGTCAGCTATTGCCCCTAAAGATTATCTTACTTGGTTCCTTGAAGTGCTACCGGCAGTGATTGGTGCGGTAATGTTATTATTCACCTATCGTTCTTTTCGATTAACCTCTTTACTGTATAGCTTAATTTTACTTCATTGTATTATTTTGATGATTGGCGGCCACTATACTTACGCAGAAGTGCCATTATTTGACACGATTAAAGATATTTTTAATTTAGATCGTAATAATTACGACAAAGTAGGGCACTTTGCACAGGGATTTGTACCAGCAATTCTTGCCCGTGAGATATTAATCCGAAAAAATGTGGTAAATGGTAAAGCTTGGCTTAATACCTTTGTGATTTCTATCTGCTTAGCATTCAGTGCGTTTTACGAGCTGATTGAATGGTGGGTTGCTCTTTTAAGCGGAGAAGATGCTGAAGCATTCTTAGGTACGCAAGGTTATATTTGGGATACACAATCAGATATGGCTATAGCATTAGTTGGTGCTATTTGTGCCATAGTTTTCCTTGCTAAGTATCACGATAAGCAATTGAATTCAGCTATCTCTTAG
- the prfC gene encoding peptide chain release factor 3, protein MTTDTLQAAAVNIRRTFAIISHPDAGKTTITEKVLLFGQALQKAGTVKGKKSGQHAKSDWMEMEKDRGISITTSVMQFPYNNCLVNLLDTPGHEDFSEDTYRTLTAVDSCLMVIDVAKGVEARTIKLMEVTRLRDTPIITFMNKMDRDVRDPMEVMDEVEDVLKIKCAPITWPIGMGKEFKGVYNLVTNETFLYQSGLGHMIQDVRIIKGLDNPELDAAVGSYADDLREELELVQGASHEFNLEEFLAGELTPVFFGTALGNFGVDHMLEGLTKWAPKPLPRATDVRTVHAEEEKFSGFVFKIQANMDPKHRDRIAFMRICSGKYEKGMKMKQVRLGKDVKIADAVTFMAGDRSNVEEAYAGDIIGLHNHGSIQIGDSFTAGEDMKFSGIPNFAPEMFRRIRLRDPLKAKQLQKGLIQLSEEGAVQVFRPFINNDMIVGAVGVLQFEVVVQRLRTEYKVDAIYEPISVATARWCTCDDERILEQFKKKAGDNLALDGGDNLTYIAPTMVNLSLAQERHPEIAFHSTREH, encoded by the coding sequence ATGACAACCGACACTTTACAGGCAGCAGCGGTAAATATCCGCAGAACCTTTGCTATTATTTCGCATCCTGATGCGGGTAAAACGACTATTACTGAAAAAGTACTTTTATTTGGTCAAGCCTTACAAAAAGCCGGTACGGTAAAAGGCAAAAAATCTGGTCAACATGCAAAATCTGATTGGATGGAAATGGAAAAAGACCGTGGTATTTCAATTACTACCTCGGTAATGCAATTTCCTTATAATAATTGTTTAGTTAACTTACTTGATACGCCTGGCCATGAAGATTTCTCAGAAGATACTTACCGTACCTTAACGGCAGTTGATTCATGTTTAATGGTTATTGATGTAGCGAAAGGTGTTGAAGCACGTACCATTAAATTAATGGAAGTTACTCGTTTACGCGATACCCCTATTATTACTTTCATGAACAAAATGGATCGCGATGTGCGTGACCCAATGGAAGTAATGGATGAAGTTGAAGATGTACTAAAAATTAAATGTGCACCTATCACTTGGCCAATTGGCATGGGTAAAGAGTTTAAAGGTGTTTATAACTTAGTTACTAATGAAACGTTTTTATATCAGTCTGGCTTAGGTCACATGATTCAAGATGTTCGCATTATTAAAGGTTTAGACAACCCCGAGCTTGACGCTGCAGTTGGTAGTTACGCAGACGATTTACGTGAAGAGTTAGAGCTTGTGCAAGGCGCGTCGCACGAGTTTAATTTAGAAGAATTTTTAGCAGGTGAATTAACACCGGTATTTTTTGGTACGGCTTTAGGTAACTTTGGTGTTGACCATATGCTTGAAGGCTTAACTAAATGGGCACCTAAGCCACTTCCTCGTGCAACCGATGTGCGTACTGTTCATGCTGAAGAAGAAAAGTTTTCTGGCTTTGTTTTTAAAATTCAAGCAAACATGGACCCTAAACATCGTGACCGTATTGCATTCATGCGTATTTGTTCAGGCAAATATGAAAAAGGCATGAAAATGAAACAAGTTCGCTTAGGCAAAGACGTAAAAATTGCCGATGCGGTAACCTTTATGGCAGGCGATCGTTCAAATGTTGAAGAAGCTTACGCCGGCGATATTATTGGTTTACACAACCACGGCAGCATTCAAATTGGTGACAGTTTTACCGCTGGTGAAGATATGAAATTTAGCGGTATTCCTAACTTTGCGCCTGAAATGTTCCGTCGTATTCGTTTACGTGATCCACTTAAAGCTAAGCAATTACAAAAAGGCTTAATTCAGTTATCTGAAGAAGGCGCAGTTCAAGTATTTAGACCATTCATTAACAACGACATGATTGTTGGCGCTGTAGGTGTGCTTCAGTTTGAAGTAGTTGTGCAACGCTTAAGAACTGAATATAAGGTTGATGCTATTTATGAACCGATCAGCGTAGCAACAGCACGTTGGTGTACTTGTGATGATGAACGTATTTTAGAGCAATTTAAGAAGAAAGCGGGTGATAACCTAGCATTAGATGGTGGAGATAACTTAACGTATATCGCGCCGACTATGGTTAATTTGTCTCTAGCGCAAGAGCGTCATCCGGAGATAGCGTTCCATTCAACCCGTGAACACTAA
- the argS gene encoding arginine--tRNA ligase, which produces MNIKQILAEKVSAAMVAAGLPEDTNPAISLSNRPQFGDYQANGVMGAAKKLKTNPRELATKVVEQLDLAGIASKIELAGPGFINIHLDETWLAAQLNKVAKDDFTGVTQRGVNADDKVKTVVVDYSAPNLAKEMHVGHLRSTIIGDAVVRALEFRGDKVIRQNHMGDWGTQFGMLIAHLSDKLAGDEVAETALADLENFYREAKVRFDNEEGFADRARADVVKLQSGDETCAKLWQQFIDISITHSEDIYEKLNVSLKRSDIMGESAYNDDLSTVIDELMAKNIAVEDQGAKVVFIDEMANKDGEPSVFIVQKSGGGFLYATTDLSACRYRSGKLAADRIIIFTDARQALHFKQVEIVARKAGFLPESVGYQHCPFGMMMGDDGKPFKTRTGGTIKLAELLDEAVVRASALIKEKNPEISDDDLAVISNKVGIGAVKFADLSKNRTSDYIFNWKTMLSFEGATAPYLQYAYSRIQSIFSKADAKPSVLKNDVTINIIEPQEKALALKILQLEDTIDAVISECTPNLLCNYLYELASLYMSFYEACPILKEGISDDVKSSRLALCLVISDTLKQGLDILGIEVMDRM; this is translated from the coding sequence ATGAATATTAAACAAATACTTGCCGAAAAAGTTAGTGCCGCGATGGTTGCTGCGGGCTTACCTGAAGATACTAATCCCGCTATTAGTTTGTCAAACCGTCCACAGTTTGGTGATTATCAAGCTAATGGTGTAATGGGCGCAGCGAAAAAGCTTAAAACTAATCCACGAGAATTAGCGACTAAGGTTGTTGAGCAATTAGATTTAGCTGGTATCGCTAGCAAAATTGAGCTGGCAGGCCCTGGCTTTATTAATATTCATTTAGATGAAACTTGGCTAGCAGCTCAGCTAAACAAAGTCGCTAAAGATGACTTTACCGGTGTAACACAACGTGGTGTTAACGCTGATGATAAAGTAAAAACAGTTGTTGTTGATTACTCTGCGCCTAACCTTGCTAAAGAAATGCATGTTGGTCATTTACGTTCAACTATTATTGGTGATGCAGTTGTACGTGCTTTAGAGTTTCGTGGTGACAAGGTTATTCGCCAAAATCACATGGGTGATTGGGGCACGCAATTTGGTATGTTAATCGCCCACTTAAGCGATAAACTTGCAGGTGATGAAGTTGCTGAAACAGCACTTGCTGATTTAGAAAACTTTTACCGTGAAGCAAAGGTACGCTTTGATAACGAAGAAGGCTTTGCTGATAGAGCTCGTGCTGACGTAGTTAAATTACAGAGTGGTGATGAAACTTGTGCTAAATTATGGCAACAGTTTATTGATATTTCTATTACACACAGTGAAGATATTTACGAAAAGCTAAATGTTTCATTAAAACGCTCAGACATTATGGGCGAAAGCGCTTATAACGATGATTTATCTACTGTTATTGATGAGTTAATGGCGAAAAATATCGCCGTTGAAGATCAAGGTGCTAAAGTTGTTTTTATTGATGAAATGGCAAATAAAGACGGTGAGCCTTCAGTATTTATAGTACAAAAATCTGGTGGCGGCTTCTTATATGCAACCACTGATTTATCAGCCTGTCGTTACCGTAGTGGCAAACTAGCAGCTGATCGTATCATCATTTTTACTGATGCTCGCCAAGCACTTCATTTTAAACAAGTTGAAATTGTTGCGCGTAAAGCAGGATTCTTACCTGAAAGTGTCGGTTATCAACATTGTCCGTTTGGTATGATGATGGGTGATGATGGAAAGCCGTTTAAAACCCGTACTGGTGGCACAATCAAGCTAGCTGAATTACTTGATGAAGCGGTTGTTCGTGCAAGTGCTTTAATTAAAGAGAAGAACCCAGAAATTAGTGATGATGATTTAGCTGTAATTTCAAATAAAGTAGGTATTGGCGCAGTTAAGTTTGCTGATTTATCTAAAAACCGTACCAGTGATTACATTTTCAACTGGAAAACTATGTTGAGCTTTGAAGGCGCAACGGCTCCTTATTTGCAATATGCTTACTCACGTATTCAAAGTATTTTTTCTAAAGCTGATGCTAAACCAAGCGTATTAAAAAACGATGTAACGATTAATATTATTGAACCACAAGAAAAAGCACTTGCCTTAAAAATATTACAACTTGAAGATACTATTGATGCTGTAATCAGTGAATGTACGCCTAACTTGTTATGTAATTACCTTTACGAACTAGCCAGCCTTTATATGAGTTTTTATGAAGCCTGCCCTATTCTTAAAGAAGGCATTAGTGATGATGTTAAATCATCACGTTTAGCCTTATGCCTAGTGATTTCGGATACTTTAAAGCAAGGTTTAGATATTCTAGGCATTGAAGTAATGGACCGTATGTAA
- a CDS encoding DNA polymerase III subunit psi yields the protein MAVNQRQFDQLTEMGISLWQHKVVAGKHNPSNIENDKPVINYVTQTEKTLSDLLTKQIFIDILQSVDISIGEVNHKENHLDLGLFNWYFNSTGNDNPAIYCNNNNLFSPSIAVISQSPALKKQLWQTIIKKLL from the coding sequence ATGGCTGTTAACCAAAGACAATTCGATCAACTTACTGAAATGGGCATTAGCTTGTGGCAGCATAAGGTTGTGGCTGGTAAACATAACCCATCAAATATAGAAAATGATAAGCCAGTAATAAATTATGTAACACAAACCGAGAAGACTTTATCGGATTTACTTACTAAACAAATTTTTATCGACATATTACAATCTGTCGATATATCTATCGGTGAAGTTAACCATAAAGAAAACCACCTCGATTTAGGTTTATTTAATTGGTATTTCAACTCAACCGGCAATGATAACCCCGCCATTTATTGTAATAACAATAATTTATTTAGTCCAAGTATTGCAGTAATTAGCCAGTCTCCAGCATTAAAAAAACAGTTATGGCAAACCATCATCAAAAAATTACTTTAA
- a CDS encoding nitroreductase family protein has product MQQHDCSPLEDYIEYPEAEMLERSEKFYQDIKRRHSVRNFSNKAVDKAIIENCIKAAGTAPSGANHQPWHFVAVNSADIKKQIREQAEHHERGFYNGRAGEEWLEALKDLGTDASKPYLEHAPWLIAIFSQKKGGITEEDKNTNYYVHESVGIATGFLINALHNAGLVTLTHTPKPMSFLNKVCQRGDNERAYMLLIAGYPSDDATIPAHAQVKKSLDNIATFL; this is encoded by the coding sequence ATGCAACAACACGACTGCTCACCACTAGAAGATTACATTGAATACCCTGAAGCTGAAATGCTTGAACGTTCCGAGAAGTTTTATCAAGACATTAAACGTCGACATTCTGTGCGCAACTTTAGTAACAAAGCTGTCGACAAAGCCATTATTGAAAATTGTATTAAGGCGGCAGGTACAGCACCGAGCGGAGCGAATCACCAGCCTTGGCACTTTGTTGCGGTTAACTCTGCTGATATTAAAAAACAAATAAGGGAGCAGGCAGAACATCATGAACGTGGTTTTTATAATGGGCGCGCTGGCGAAGAATGGCTTGAAGCATTAAAAGATTTAGGTACCGATGCTAGTAAACCTTACTTAGAGCATGCTCCATGGTTAATTGCTATTTTTAGTCAAAAAAAGGGTGGCATTACTGAGGAAGATAAAAATACCAATTATTACGTACATGAGTCCGTAGGTATTGCTACTGGGTTTTTAATCAATGCTTTGCACAATGCTGGTTTAGTGACTTTAACACACACACCAAAACCAATGTCTTTTTTAAATAAAGTTTGTCAACGTGGTGATAATGAGCGTGCTTATATGTTACTTATTGCTGGTTACCCGAGTGACGACGCTACTATTCCTGCTCATGCACAAGTAAAAAAATCACTAGATAACATTGCTACTTTTTTATAA
- the dapA gene encoding 4-hydroxy-tetrahydrodipicolinate synthase, protein MNKFKAASLITAIKTPYTSEGEIDLTTYDILVKKQIDAGVDGIVVGGTTGEGHLLSWEEHLILIAHSVHEFGDKLLIIGNTGSNNTSEAIKATKHGFAAGMDATLQINPYYGRTSIAGVLEHFTHTLDIGPTFIYNVAGRTGQDITPDMIEVLAKHKNFIGVKECGGNERIAQYEKQGIACWSGNDDECHDARHQHGSHGTISVASNIIPGLMRQLMDKENTELNSRLQSLIKWLFCEPNPIAINTALMMTGAVSANFRLPYKALTKEQRQQGLDLLSAIDANDLVGESLSLLDDDAFKYCI, encoded by the coding sequence ATGAATAAGTTCAAAGCAGCCAGTTTAATAACTGCAATAAAAACACCTTATACAAGCGAAGGTGAAATTGATTTAACTACTTATGACATCCTTGTTAAAAAACAAATAGATGCGGGTGTAGATGGTATTGTAGTTGGCGGTACAACAGGTGAAGGACATTTACTTAGTTGGGAAGAACACTTAATTTTAATTGCCCACAGTGTCCATGAATTTGGTGATAAGCTATTAATTATTGGTAATACGGGCAGTAATAATACGAGTGAAGCGATTAAAGCGACCAAACATGGTTTTGCCGCGGGTATGGATGCCACATTGCAAATAAACCCTTACTATGGTCGTACGTCAATTGCCGGTGTGCTTGAGCACTTTACGCATACTTTAGATATCGGTCCTACATTTATTTATAATGTTGCAGGGCGAACAGGCCAAGATATAACACCAGATATGATTGAAGTTTTAGCGAAACATAAAAACTTTATTGGTGTTAAAGAGTGTGGTGGCAACGAACGCATTGCTCAATACGAAAAACAAGGCATTGCTTGTTGGTCTGGCAATGATGATGAATGTCATGATGCACGACATCAACATGGTTCACACGGTACTATTTCAGTTGCTTCTAATATTATTCCTGGCTTAATGCGTCAATTGATGGATAAAGAGAACACTGAGTTGAATAGTCGTTTACAAAGCTTAATAAAGTGGCTTTTCTGTGAGCCTAACCCTATTGCCATTAATACCGCATTAATGATGACAGGAGCCGTCTCTGCTAATTTCCGTTTACCTTATAAAGCATTAACAAAAGAGCAAAGACAACAAGGCTTAGATTTACTCAGTGCGATTGATGCAAATGATCTGGTAGGTGAGTCTTTATCATTACTTGACGATGATGCTTTTAAATACTGTATTTAA